The genome window TCGGTGAGCATGACGATGAACGGGGCGGTGATTCCGATTCTGGCCAGTTTCATCGTGACCGGCGAGGAGCAGGGGCATGACCGCAGCCTGCTTTCCGGGACGATCCAGAATGACATTCTGAAGGAGTTCATGGTGCGGAATACCTATGTGTATCCGCCAGAGCCCTCGATGCGGATCATCTCGGATATCATCGAATATACCAGCAACGAGATGCCGAAATTCAACTCGATCTCGATCTCGGGCTACCACATGCAGGAGGCGGGCGCGAACCTGGTGCAGGAGCTGGCCTATACGCTGGCGGACGGGCGCGAGTATGTGCGTGCGGCGATGGATGCAGGCATGGACGTGGACAAGTTTGCCGGGCGGCTGAGCTTTTTCTTCGCCATCGGGATGAACTTTTTCATGGAGATCGCCAAGCTGCGCGCCGCGCGGACGCTGTGGCACCGGATCATGACGGAGTTTGGCGCGAAGAGTGAGCGGAGCAAGATGCTGCGGACCCATTGCCAGACCTCGGGCGTGAGCCTTCAGGAGCAGGACCCCTACAACAACGTCATCCGCACCGCATATGAGGCGATGAGTGCGGTGCTTGGGGGCACGCAGAGCCTGCACACCAACGCGCTCGACGAGGCGATTGCCCTGCCCACCGAGTTTTCGGCCCGGATTGCGCGGAACACGCAGTTGGTGCTTCAGGAGGAGACGCAGGTGACGCGGGTGGTCGACCCGCTGGCGGGCTCCTACTACGTGGAGAGCCTGACCGACGAGCTGATCCAGAAGGCCTGGGAGCTGATGGAAGAGGTGGAGAGCCTTGGCGGGATGACCAAGGCGGTTGCGTCGGGGATGCCCAAGCTCAGGATCGAGGAGTCGGCGGCGCGGCGGCAGGCGATGATCGACCGGGGCGAGGAGGTGATCGTCGGGGTCAACAAGTACCGGAAGGACAAGGAAGACCCGATCGACATTCTGGACGTCGACAATGTGAAGGTGCGCGAGGCGCAGGTGGCGCGGCTGGAGAAGATCCGCGCCGAGCGCGATGGCGCGGCTTGCGATGCGGCGCTGGGTGAGCTTGAGCGGCGGGCGAGGGAAGGCGGCAACCTGTTGGAAGCGGCGGTGGAGGCGGCCCGGGCGAGGGCCAGCGTGGGAGAGATCAGCATGGCGATGGAAAAGGTGTTCGGCCGTCATCGGGCCGAGGTGAAGACTTTGGCGGGTGTTTACGGCGCGGCCTATGACGGCGACGAGGGGTTTGCGGCGATCCAGGCCTCGGTGGAGGCCTTCGCCGAAGACGAGGGCCGCCGGCCCCGTATGCTGGTGGTGAAGATGGGGCAGGACGGCCACGACCGGGGTGCCAAGGTGATTGCCACCGCCTTTGCCGATATCGGCTTTGACGTGGACGTGGGCCCGCTGTTTCAGACGCCGGAGGAAGCCGCGCAGGACGCGGTGGACAACGACGTGCATGTGATCGGGATTTCGAGCCAGGCGGCGGGGCACAAGACGCTGGCGCCCAAGCTGGTGCAGGCGCTGACGGCGGCCGGGGCGGAGGATATCATTGTGATCTGTGGCGGGGTCATTCCGCAGCAGGACTATGATTTTCTTTACAAATCCGGGGTAAAGGCGATTTTCGGGCCGGGCACGAACATTCCGAATGCGGCGCAGGATGTGCTGAAACTGATCCGCGAGGCGCGCGGGTAGGGCACCGGGGGGCGGCGCGCCCGCCCGCCCACCCCGCGCCGCCCCCCGGCCCTTGGCCGGCGTTGTACCTTGCGTCCGGCGGCGCGCGCGCGGCAGGGTCGGGGAGAGTATTTGGAGCAAGAAAATGAAGCTGGGAATCGCATTCGACCATATCGCGGTGCTTTGCACGCGGCTGGAGGAGGGGGTGGCGCATGTGCGGGATGCATTGGGCGTGACCTGTGACCCGGGCGGGGTGCATGAGGCCTTTGGGACGCATAATGCGCTGCTGTCGCTGGGCGGCGAGGAA of Oceanicola sp. 502str15 contains these proteins:
- the scpA gene encoding methylmalonyl-CoA mutase, producing the protein MSKSDDWKAIAEKELRGKPLESLDWETLEGIRVKPLYTEEDVEGLGHMGSIPGEAPFTRGPKATMYAGRPWTIRQYAGFSTAEESNAFYRKALDAGQQGVSVAFDLATHRGYDSDHERVEGDVGKAGVAIDSVEDMKILFDGIPLDQVSVSMTMNGAVIPILASFIVTGEEQGHDRSLLSGTIQNDILKEFMVRNTYVYPPEPSMRIISDIIEYTSNEMPKFNSISISGYHMQEAGANLVQELAYTLADGREYVRAAMDAGMDVDKFAGRLSFFFAIGMNFFMEIAKLRAARTLWHRIMTEFGAKSERSKMLRTHCQTSGVSLQEQDPYNNVIRTAYEAMSAVLGGTQSLHTNALDEAIALPTEFSARIARNTQLVLQEETQVTRVVDPLAGSYYVESLTDELIQKAWELMEEVESLGGMTKAVASGMPKLRIEESAARRQAMIDRGEEVIVGVNKYRKDKEDPIDILDVDNVKVREAQVARLEKIRAERDGAACDAALGELERRAREGGNLLEAAVEAARARASVGEISMAMEKVFGRHRAEVKTLAGVYGAAYDGDEGFAAIQASVEAFAEDEGRRPRMLVVKMGQDGHDRGAKVIATAFADIGFDVDVGPLFQTPEEAAQDAVDNDVHVIGISSQAAGHKTLAPKLVQALTAAGAEDIIVICGGVIPQQDYDFLYKSGVKAIFGPGTNIPNAAQDVLKLIREARG